AGATTTGAGAAGAGACAAAGAGGAGCCATTTGGTGATGACAATTGGCCAGATAAGGTCATGAATGACTGCGGCtagagttaaaaaaaaaaaagaagaagaagagaagaaaaaaatggaTAGAGATTCAACAAATAGAAGTGAACTGAGTGATGGCTCTACCTTGGAGGAACAAAACGGTCGTAGCTAAGATATGtccatttcttctttttcttctcctctctttttttttctgctACCCAGCTAGGGCTATAAGGTTGTTTAAATGACAGCTAACACTCCATTAAATGTCATGTCACTTTTTCGTTAGGTCTATAATGAAAAATAGTTAAAAggacaatttttttatttttcgaaaGTAATTTTTTGTCAGCTACATCAAAATTGAGTGAATGTTAGTATAATTTACCTTttatattatttgggtaaaaacCCCTAACCAACTAagcaaataataaaatattattatttctacAACCCTTTCCTTGTATCATTTTAAATTgttaatcaaatatcaaatgCACAAAAACTATCAAAAATATATTACTCAAttgaattttcaaaaaatattgttcaattaaaataaatcacaaaaaaactattaattaaatattattcaattgaaataaattaaaatataatgaaGATTGATATCCTTTATCAATGCAAATAAAAATTGTTATTAATATATTCAATTGGAATGTGCATAAAATTAGtttaatgattttaataaatAGTGATAATTATATCTATTAGTTATGGTCAAGAACAGTAGTGCTACACCTGTAAGAAAACAATTTGGATAAATTCACACTTACTCTAATAATTTGGATACATTTGtactttttaaagaaaaatagcttttaaatatatttttttagatatatgcatttctttttatttccTGTTATTCTCACATCTAAATTTTAAAACTACAGTAATAGATAAAATAATTTCTCATTTTAAAATACCAAAATGTATAATCATCTCGAATCCTCCCTTAAATGAGTAAGAAAACTCTATACATATAAAAGGCAGATTAATGTGTataatcattttaaatatattttaatctatgcattcaaaacatttttatataatataatcatCTTAAAtccattaatataaataataatattttaataattcaattacaatgaagaatgattaaattcATCACGCAAAAAAATTATCAAAGCATATAAAGTTACTTTATTACACATATAAAGTTTTATTGATTGAGAAAAAAATATGAAGGTGGATGCTAGTAATGCGCCTAAAAAGACATAAAGGGTCATAAAAACTTTTATGTAATGTTATCCGGAAAACACTGaatataaaaatcaaaatgaAATGGAATATATACAGGCATTAAAAACACACACACAATGCACCAAGAACAAACAAGGCAAACATGGAAGGCGTCCAGTAAAAAATTGTGGAAGAAATCACCTCACATACAGTTGTGTTCGGTAATGGTGATGACCCATGAGTTTTAAGTTCTAAATCATGAATCCAAGTCTTGCCTGCTTGCTAAGCGCAACTCGTGCAGTTCGTTGAGTAGCCATTCCTCCCCCGTCTGTCCGCCTAATACCATGACCCTAGTCCCTCCAACCACACACGTACTATGACCCCAAGCAAATTTCGGTGGTTGCCCAGGAACATTCAGTGTCCTCCATGGTGGTTTCTCCTCTGAAGGATCAAGAAGGAAGAGCTGAGAAGGAGAGTGCAACCCAGCGACTGAACCACCAAATATAATTATCCTCCCACAAGGCATGCTTACTGCAACATGATCAAGTCGAGGAGGAGGTATGATGGCATTTTGGTTACCAACGCTGGTGAAGGCACTACAGTCTAGTTGCCTCCATTGTGGttcttcatcctccaaatcaaTAGTGTAGGCCTCACCTGATCGCAGTTGCAAGTTCCCACTCTTTGCCAACCCTCCGAACATAAGAATTTTAGTTCGACTGTAAACCGAAAGTGAATGACCTAACCTAGAAGGAGGTGTCCATGATGATGGAATCTCTTTCCATGTTGGTTTTTCAGTAGTGAGATCCAGAAGGTATGTGTCACTTAGAAGCACCCCAGCATCCGTACACCCACCAGAAACAACCAACTTAGAACCATCGACCGTACACGAGCTATGCCAAGATCTCGGGAGAGGGGGGGTTCCACCAGATACTTCTCTCCATGTAGGTTGCTTGGCATCCAAGTCAAGAACAAAAACATCATTGAGCAACCCTTGCCTTCCACATCCTCCGAATACCACCAACCATGAACCATTCAGGCACGAGAGAGTGTGGCCCCAGCGCCCAGGAGGAGATGATTCCACACTCACCCGTTGCCACTCCGGATTTGCAGCTTCAAGATTGAGAACAAATGTGTCGTTCATTGGCTGCATGTCGACTCCCTCCCCTCCAAAAAGGACAAGACGGTTCCCTGCGGCACATGCACTAAAGTTGCAACGAGAAGGCTCTACTGCTCCTCCAACAGTCAGTTTCCTCCAACAAACAGCCTCGAGAGTGGTCAGTTCTCGGGCAAGACGTCCCCACCCCAACTTCCTGGTCATCATATCCAGTGTACCAGTGACTTCCTTTCCCCAGGCATTCTGACATACCATCTCCCTCACATGCTCATTTTTAGTTAGTTGACGTATCCTTCTGCAGACGGATCCAATAGAAGCAACATCCCTTGGTGTCAATCGTGATAAAATGTTATAAGCCAAGACTTCATCAGAGAGTTGGAGTATCCCACATATTTCTTGATGATGATTAAACAGTGGATTTCTACTCAAATAAGAGTATTTAGATGACTGATCCAACTGCTGCTTACAAGTCTCTTTGAAAACCGGATATGAAACATGGTTCAGATCCAGTTTTGCTTCGGAATAAACTTGAATACCGATAACATGTGTAACAATTCCATCATCATCACGTATAGGTGCAAGTTTTAACCTGTTCACCAATGGAGTGCCATCCTTCCTGAAATTCAGAAGCTCCCCTTCAAATTCAATACCTTCCTCAAGACATCTTCTTATCTCGGAAACAACAATAGGATCAACCAAAGGGTGCCGTCTTTGAGCACGTCTGTCTCTATACTGTAAGAAACgactaaaagaaaacaaaagaataaaatcCAAAAAAGGGTCAATTTATATCTTCTGAAATAGGAGCTTTCTAAGAGATGAGAAAAACAACACACAATAAGGAAACATGAAAGGAGTATGCTTTAGGGCATATAGAACAAATCAACAATATTAAACGAATCGGCTAATATTCATGATCATTGAAGAATAGACAATTATTGCAATTTTATCAAAATGATAATTTAATGGAGCAATAAAACTTGTTAAAAATAGCTTCAGTTTCTATATATGATCTATTAGAGTTTAATTAGATCAAATACTCCAATTCAGTTGACGCCTATGTTTCCTGAGAGTATCTCAAGTTGTCTATATATTTACATACTCATAAAATGTAGGAtgcttttaaaaaaatgaaacatGCATTATTAATGATATTATATAGTGATGAATAAGAACTAGTTTTATGTTAATTTACTAAAATTTTAGCTTCATACCATCAAATGAGTAGAATTAACTCTATTAGATAAACAGTCACTGTCTACATATTCTGATCAAGTTTGGATATTGAAACTTAGAGTAACAAATTAAAAACTCCATAAATAATAAACTTTCATTTAAATTCACTCCAAAAACAGATCCGTGAACTTTATGTTTAAACCCAAAAAACAGAAAAATTTActtgagataaaaaaaaaaattaaaagtatctTACCAGTTGCGACCAAGGACTTCGTCCGCTCGGTAACCCGTGAAAACCTCAAAGACTTTGTTGACATAAATGACGGGAAAATCAGGTTCAAGAGCATCGGAAACAACGAAAGAAGTCGGAACTGTAGGGTAATACATCAGCCTTGGCTTCAAAGGAAGCTCGCTCTTTGCTTCATCTTCATCGTCGCCTTCTTCTTCCCTTCGTTTAAGCTTGTGGTCTTCATCTTTCGATAAACGCTGCCGTTTTCCACTGCTTGGCGTCACTTCTTCTCCTTTAGACATTATTTGCTTTCTTTTTTCCCTCTGTTTTCCTATGGGAATGTTGTGGGCTTTACTTCTCCCATTCTTCGAGATTTGTTTTGCTTTGTTGGAGATATTTTTGGAGatatttatgtgtataactttTATTACCCATAATGCCCTTCTTTACCCTATACTTTTTGCAAATCTTGCCTTCATTTGAATCGAAAatacaaattaatatttttaagaaCTAGGAACATCCCAACTCTGGATATTTGCCCCTTTATTTTAGAAAAAAGAAACTGCGGATACACCTATTTCAAGCCTACCTAAATAAACTGATTTGAAATTTTGATACACCaagaaattttacaaaatttttaaacgtATTTAAATCTTTAATTCGTTgagatgaaaaataaattaaataacgagactttaatttaataaaaatgttgaaatCTGAGACTATATGTATATTCTCGTAactctaaatttattatttttatttttcaatttttaatttcgtTATTACAGTTATTCAAATAACTTTATATACAtctattttttcaaaatattaaattagaaaatgactaaattagagattatagtttatatattatttatacgaTGGATGAGATTATAatgttaaattgttttgaatcatcattctgtttatttttattaaaaatctcTTTTAAAAAATTACCTTTTATTAGTATTCAATATGGAgttttttatttatcaaaaacTATTGAGTTTTTTAGTGTTACTGAATAATTATAAGATCAAATTATTACAGTATAGTCggattaaaatttgtaaatctaaactaaaatattaaaaaaaaaactaaatagaCTAAAATCTATACATAGTAAAAATTGAAGGCTCGCGTATATAATTTCATATGATTAGTctcaaatttaaaatgaataataattttatattttaccgGTGGAATAAAAAGCTCACAAGCAGATTtagaatattattatatatgtctttataaaataaaaataaaaacgcaTGATATCTTAAAACTTAATTTTGGAGCTTTTTTATTCCCTAGCATTGTATAGGGTAATTACTCTTTTCAAATATCAATTAAAAATTGTGATAATTTCTTAATCCCACTTATGAGATTAAAAATTCATCACCAATTATCAAATAATTTgtttaaaattcttttaattttatgtaaATGATGACGTTAAATTTTAGTGACCATGCATTTGGaatttgtttttctatttatttcttaaaattacTATAACTATATTGTTTTGGCATAAAAATTGTTTTATCTTGAATTTTTTGGAATTAATAAGTTGtaataattattttcaataaaaaccgTGATTTTGAATTAAACACCGAGAGTAGCAATTTGGTAATTAAACGATACCTAAGTGCTAAGAGATAAGAGGGAGAGTCCTCGTCTGTGTAGTGACAAACACGTGGCGAAGTGAAATCCAAGAGAAAAATATCACGCCGACCCTGCCACATCATCAATCTCAACAGAAGAAGATATTTATTTTAACCACGGTTCTTTCCTCGGTTGACTAAatgaattaatatataatttcaacttgagtttcataaaaaaattaactcaGTAGCTGTAAAcggcaaattttttatttttatttatcaattttaatcttttaatatttaatttaaattctaaaattgaTTTCATCAAACTTTATAATTTGAACAATTAATTTTGTCAAATTAAGTCTATAAAAAATACAAACAATcatcaaaatatatttaacaatcacagttaacactaaatttattttatcaaaaactaatgaaaattTAAATCTATTAATATTAGTAAtcaacttttatcaaatcaattatAGATTtgaattaaacattaaaaataacaatGTTATCTTTATGTACCAACATATATAATTTTACCAAACACGTGAGGCTAAAAAAATATAGTCATcacattaaaaaaaatcatacttaAATACCAAATGATGTATTGAAATAATACATACACTTGTTTTACTCTGCATGTAATATAATCATATATTCCATACAATACATTATACTAGGAACCATCACGTACAATACATCATACGTCAATTCGCCAAATTCTCAATTATATAATAGTTAATGACCACACTTGCAACATTATATGCACACACAATTCGCTTAATCTCCATGTTCATTCACAATCATGATTATAGACACAACGTAAAGTAGACACAAATATGGTTTAAGTAAGCAACACATATCAGCAATCACCCAAAAGGTTGAGTACAAAAGCTCACCTTACTTCATTTGTTCTCAATAACTTAGCTTATCCAAACGCCTGAGCGTCTTTTGTCCTGTCAACTAAACATAACAACCATTTATCGATTAATTTGAAAGTATTCAAATCTTAAGACCCATAAGTATACAAAAACTTTTTCAAGAACTCTTACTCCTTTTCCCTCTAATTTATGAGTACAAAGAGGCTTGGGGCTTACCAACTTATTGAATTCTTGACTTCCCAAACTTTTCAGAGCAACTAAAGAAGACGTTACAAACTAGAAGGAGATTACTAGCTAGCTTCCGGAGAATTCTTTCTTCTCCACACACATAGTCAAAGTTGCACTGTCTTCTTAGTCCATTTTAACCAATCACTATTAATTATTTTGTCTCCCACTAGGGAGATTGCCGATTTCAAACTAACTAAACCAGAATTGGGATCCAACTGACCACAATTCAGCcaccaaaatttttaatttcctcGATGTAGCCCAACAATTTGCcaactcattcaatttaatcctaacttttCTTAATTTTTGAGACCAAAAGATAACCGGGTGACACAATAACTATCTtagaatattaaaaaatatattgtcTCGACATCGGACCCAAGCTCATGTGCCCCAAAAAATGAAATCAAATAACTAGTAATTTGTATTAATATTCtggaaaattaaaattatattattgcaATACAAAACTGAAGCCGAAGTGCtccaaaaataaaatgataatttttataactattttgaaaaattaaaaaaacattgGTACAGCACTAGACTGAAGCTCAAATACCTCAAAAATGAAATCAAATAACTAGTAATTTTATAACTagtctaaaaaatttaaaaatatttttgtagcACCAAACTTAATCGTAAGTGACCCGAATGTCAATCTTTTTTTACTACAATAAATACACAAAACCCTATGGGTAAACCCACCTAATTAGTATACTAATCCTTTAACCCAATTTActcatattttgatatttttatatattttttatattgtgTTTCTCTTTATGACGTGAGATTACTAGCATTCTAAACTGCTAACACTCACTTATTTGTTGGCGTACTACATTTGACACGACATTAATCTCTACTCAACTTAGAAAAATATCAGTAATGTTTATAATACTATATATTTTATGGCAagtcactacaggaaaatagggctttagcggcgtttttagtggcgtatgaacaaaaaacgccgcaaatattatacattagcggcgtttgcaataaaacgccgctaaaaacttagcaatagcggcgtttttggtccaaacgccgctaaaaattgAACAATAgggcgcttttggaaaaacgccgctataggttgaggttttagcggcacttttggtaaaacgccgctatagatcgaggttttagcggcgcttttggaaaaacgccgctatagatcgaggttttagcggcgctttagaaaaacgccgcaaaaaagtaatttagtttataatatggtaaactacttaacttgtgtatcttggatttttttataatataaatctaaataagataaatataaattattattttaaaaaatatatatatcaaaatgggttaaatcccaaaagTATACATGAACAACGGTTTAGTGTGCAATAAGTTAAATCGTAAAAGCATAAATTatgaacacaattattgatataacatcattttatatttatatattgcatacataaatatttatatttattcaatataaaaatatattgatgtatttatttttaaaatgtgtatgattaaatcaaaattaaagtctcaattatacatttaaaccacaattagaatttcacatctacaattacacattaaatcgaaattcatatataattacgatatgtatctctatcaaaatttaggtgtatacatataattaaatatctaattatggtttaagggttggggttaagggtttatggtttatgttttatggtttagAGTTTAGGAGATAGAGGTTATGatataatgattattattttggggtttagaatttatgatttaagatttaaggtttaatgtctatggtttaagggtttagggtttatgatataaTGTTTATTGTTTTTGGTTTAGAGTTTATGGTTTAGAGTTTGTAGTTTTTTGTTTTATAGTTAGGATCGTAGTACTGTTCATGGTTTTAGGGGTTAGGCTATTAAGGTTTAAGAGTTAGGATTTTTGATAAGATaacaaaaaatcaaattatttttgggtttaggtAAGTAATAAGAttcttttttaattacttttatcccttgtaatatatatatatttagggttTAGGATATAGGTTTATAGTTTGAGGTTTAGGTTTAGGGTTTCTTGTTGGAAAATTGAAGCAACATTTGGATTttattgaaaaaattttaaaagtaaaaatatagaaaaacacatgtcaaaatgaaaaaaaatactattaattaaaataattttaaagttatttttgggtatatgactgattttttaatttatatattaattaatttttatataattataaaaagataatatttgttttaatatattaaaattatcaatatagtttaaaatatttaagagataatgataaagtttatatatattaaaacaaaataataaatttttagcaGAGCAAAACGACACCATTTTGTATAAAGGAAAATGACTTTTTGCGGcatttttataaaaaacgccacaaaagatAAGCAATAACAGCGTTTTTTATAAAAACCCCGCAAAAAATCTTACACAAAACTGCGCCGTTTTATTACCCAAAATGCCTTAAAACTTTTTCCCTAAATCGGCTCTCCTTTCCCCCCCCCGGAAATCCCAAAATCTCTTTTTTTTCCCTCCTTTCTTTTTCCCAAAATCGGTTCCCTCCCCCTCCCCAAAATTAATGGCTGAAGAAGCAGCAGTAGCATCGACGCCGCCTCAATCATCTGTAAGGGGGAGAGATGGTGAAATTGAGTATTCAAAAAAATGGGAAGGTGTTGTGTTTGGGAGCTGTCGCAGGGGGAGACGTCGACGAGCGGCAGCTGGACAACTCATATAAACCCCATAGCAGAGACCAAAAACCCTTTCCCCATGCAAAAGCAAAAGCAAAGATTCCCCCAAAACCTCTTTCCTTTTGTTCTTCTACATGTACCTTTAAGACGTGGCGTTGCGTCCTCTTGTTTCGATTTTTCTTTTAAATGACCTTTTCTCTCTGTTAGTTTTTGCTGGTTCATTCATTCAATTTTCGGTTGTTTTTGAATCAGACGACCCGAATTTACCCGAAGGCAAAAGAAGAGCTTTACTCCCTGTCTAGTTTCATCTCTTTTCAATCAATTCGCCTCCTTTTAATCTTCAAGGTCCCTCATTTTATGTTTCTGTTTttcgtttttttatttttattttctggcAATGGTGGTTCGATCAAGATCTGGTTTTTAAGAGACTTTTATTTCTGCCCATTCATATTCCTTATtcattctttattttctttattgaatctttcctttttgttttaataattgtACTAATAAAGAGTCTCTCAGTACAAGTTCAAGCATTTCCAAATTTTATTTGAATTGGACAATTTCGGGAACTTCAAGTTTATAGAGGGTGTTAGCTTTCATTGCTTTTGGATTTCATCTTTCTACTTTAATCTAAAAATCGAACCTTTGCTCTTTACAGTAATTGTTctttcatttcatgtattttttgAATCCCAATCAGGCGCTTAAATTAGTAATAACTACATACATAGATCCAACAAAAGCTCAAATTTGTCTCTTCTTGACAACATCTTTCTCATTTTTTTCTTATTGTTCAAATAATCAGAGgcctttttcctttttccttctaCCAGTGGTTGACTGAAGGGGAAGTGCTGGATTGGTTAATGTCAAATCTTTATAACCGGGATTTCATTCTAGAATTTGTCGGTGTGGGTATAAATTCTTTTGAGATTTGGCCATTACATGCACATGCACATGCTTCAACTTACTTAAACATCTTAAATTTCAATGTTTAATGGCATTACGCATATCATATCATTTTGCAACTTCCATTTCCTTAAGTCAGTTTGCTGAGACAAAAGAAAAACTGGGTCTTTTTTGCTATTACCATGTATGGTCTTTCAGCATAAATTAAGTGAGAACTTATTAATTGTTGCATTTACTTTTAAAAGAACTTTTGAGGTagccttttcttttgttttcttcaaTGCAATTTCCTGCAGTTTTTATGCGTTTAATATAGAAAAAATTATCAATACTATGAGACACAGGTATAACAACTCTCCTTGTTTTCTAGATTCCACTGGTTTTGATTTATTGTAAGGAGATAAATAGGATTTCATGCTGGCATTGTTATATTGTAATAAGGTGTTGTGAGGCTTGCCAAAGATATATTCTTATCTTTTATAAATGCTTTCTCTTATTGTCAGATGGAAACCAAATTGCACCCTTTTGACTCAGTAGAGGTAAGCATCTTAATATTGACATATACCATGCCAAGTTAGTTTATAGTTCCTGTTGACGCCTGAGCTTGAAGAACTTGAAACTTTTTCGCCTTGGTTTTTCTTTGGACTATGTTTTAGTATAACTTATTGTGTATTTCTTAATTCATTAAGTGCTCACATTGGTAATCTGTGTGGATTCAGTTTCTTCATTGTCGTCATCTAAGGTGTGTATTATGTTTGTGTCAAGGATAATGAATTGCCTTCCGGAAAATTAAAAGATTTGCCTCGTGGGATTATGCACACTCGCTCAGATTTGGAACTAAGGCCTCAATGGAGAAAGAGTTTACGGTCAACGGTGAGATTCAAATTATATGCTGCATGAActtgattttggttttggttttggtttatctTTCAATGGATAAAGTAATGACTATTGTTATGTGCTGAATTTTTTGTTATTCGTGCAAAAAATCAAATTGTTTACAATTATATTTggtacttaatttttattaacaTGCCAAATAATACTTTTTGTATCAAATCCTTAAAtatgtttttctttttccattttcacTTAATGACATTGTTATTTATCTGGTGCTTTCTCTTTGTTTGCAATTGGAGCTTTTATGTACTAGTTGctgtcaaccttttctttataATTTGAGAATCTTTTATTTATTAATGGGTCATGGTAGAACTGGAATTTGTATGCTGGAACTCATATAAAGATTAGGTATTCAATTTTACAGGTTTTGTTATGTTAGAGCCTCCTAGTACTGGTTTTACCAATTTAAATTGCGATTGTTGCATTGCATCTTGGTGAGTCCTGTATATTTAAATTTGTTTATGATTGGTGGCTGTGATATATGTACCGCATGTTGGGTTTTTAATTTCTTCTGTGATTCTCCACTATGTTTACTTAGTTGTTACATTTTTTGTTCAAGTCCTTTCAATAGTTCAATCTATGTTATGCATCAATTTGTGAACTGTATTTGTTTCATTAGTTCAGTATTGGAATTTGAGCATTACTTCTTTGCATTTTTTAAAGTTGATAAAGTCTTGAAAATGACTCCGGCTAAATccttcttttatttgtttataacTACTGATCATCTTGAGGTTAGCTTCAATCAAATCTGAGGTGTTCTCTTTACTGCACCAAGAAGAAACATAAGTTATTTTCCTTAGTTTGCAATGAAACATCCCCATAGCATGTTGCCTTTATTCCCACCACCTGCTGCTAATCATACACTTTATCATGTTGCATTATCAAACTTTGAGACCGTGCCATTATTTCCTTTTGCCATATAATTTTGTTAAAACAAATTACATTTTTGCGTGCTTGGACTCTTGAGGATGGAATTATTGCTTTCATTTTGTACCCACCTCAGCTCCAAGCCTAGCCCCAGACCTTATGTGTGCCTTTTACCAATATCCTAGTTTCTAATGTACTTTATTGCAATATTGCAGTGGACAGAAGGGAATAAGTCATAAACTATTGGATTATTCCagtgaaataaaacaaaaataaaaatgcgATGCATAGGCTACTGCATCTGCCTATTAGCACTAAGCTTTACAAATCTTGGCCAGAAAAAAATATTTCCTGTTTCTAAATTGTTTTGTGAAAATGCAAAAATTGCTTCatattaaatagttttaaatatttattatgtaaaataaataacaaaaatattataGTAAGATAGTTTCTTGTTCAATTATTACATCTATTGTATTATCATCTTTAAATGTATACATTGAGTCagctttaaatatataaattcttGGGAAATTATTACACAAGTAATATatgcaagttttttttttttttgtctatttCTGCTAAGCTGTATGGTATAATTCGTGTCGTGAACTTTGCAGGACAATCAAATAACTGGACCATGGATAGCTCAGGGAGTGCTGTTGGTAGGAAAGAAAGTGGAATAGTTCCACCATTGGATATAACAGGAGGTGATGAAAGTTGTATCATTGTGAATGAAGCTGAACTTCATTGTCATCCTCATAGGCAAggcaaacaaaaattgaaaactacggtctttttgtttttctttctttccataaatgtaaatgtgcttaaaatttatttaaaaattctcatcgacataaattttcataaattgtaTTATCTCTCTGTTGCTGGTAGATTGcccatttatttaaacataatatttaaattcaaaatttaaattcattaatttttatatttagttttaaagttaaaattttaatagaaaatttaatttaattaatattttatttatccttaaaattatatagtttaaagttttaaaaataaaatataatatagaaaataaatattatttaataaaaatatatattttttaaaggttatattctttagcggcgtttgtgagaaaagcgccgctaaaggtttgTTCTGTAGTGGCGTTTGTaaaaaaagtgccgctaaaggtcatggtttttagcggcgttttctgGAAAAAGTGTCGCTAAAGGCCATGGTCTTTAGAGGCGTTTGTg
This window of the Gossypium arboreum isolate Shixiya-1 chromosome 12, ASM2569848v2, whole genome shotgun sequence genome carries:
- the LOC108477255 gene encoding uncharacterized protein LOC108477255 isoform X1 translates to MGRCCVWELSQGETSTSGSWTTHINPIAETKNPFPMQKQKQRFPQNLFPFVLLHVPLRRGTTRIYPKAKEELYSLSSFISFQSIRLLLIFKWLTEGEVLDWLMSNLYNRDFILEFVGMETKLHPFDSVEDNELPSGKLKDLPRGIMHTRSDLELRPQWRKSLRSTDNQITGPWIAQGVLLVGKKVE
- the LOC108476684 gene encoding adagio protein 3-like, encoding MSKGEEVTPSSGKRQRLSKDEDHKLKRREEEGDDEDEAKSELPLKPRLMYYPTVPTSFVVSDALEPDFPVIYVNKVFEVFTGYRADEVLGRNCRFLQYRDRRAQRRHPLVDPIVVSEIRRCLEEGIEFEGELLNFRKDGTPLVNRLKLAPIRDDDGIVTHVIGIQVYSEAKLDLNHVSYPVFKETCKQQLDQSSKYSYLSRNPLFNHHQEICGILQLSDEVLAYNILSRLTPRDVASIGSVCRRIRQLTKNEHVREMVCQNAWGKEVTGTLDMMTRKLGWGRLARELTTLEAVCWRKLTVGGAVEPSRCNFSACAAGNRLVLFGGEGVDMQPMNDTFVLNLEAANPEWQRVSVESSPPGRWGHTLSCLNGSWLVVFGGCGRQGLLNDVFVLDLDAKQPTWREVSGGTPPLPRSWHSSCTVDGSKLVVSGGCTDAGVLLSDTYLLDLTTEKPTWKEIPSSWTPPSRLGHSLSVYSRTKILMFGGLAKSGNLQLRSGEAYTIDLEDEEPQWRQLDCSAFTSVGNQNAIIPPPRLDHVAVSMPCGRIIIFGGSVAGLHSPSQLFLLDPSEEKPPWRTLNVPGQPPKFAWGHSTCVVGGTRVMVLGGQTGEEWLLNELHELRLASRQDLDS
- the LOC108477255 gene encoding uncharacterized protein LOC108477255 isoform X2 — protein: MGRCCVWELSQGETSTSGSWTTHINPIAETKNPFPMQKQKQRFPQNLFPFVLLHVPLRRGTTRIYPKAKEELYSLSSFISFQSIRLLLIFKMETKLHPFDSVEDNELPSGKLKDLPRGIMHTRSDLELRPQWRKSLRSTDNQITGPWIAQGVLLVGKKVE